Proteins encoded together in one Bacteroides zoogleoformans window:
- a CDS encoding DUF4494 domain-containing protein, whose product MAMHTWFECKIRYEKTMENGMNKKVTEPYLVDALSFTEAEARIIEEMTPFISGEFTVSDIKRANYSELFPCEEEASDRWFKCKLVFITLDEKSGAEKKTSTQVLVQAADLRDAVKKLDEGMKGTMADYQIASVAETAIMDVYPYSAEANDKPEI is encoded by the coding sequence ATGGCAATGCATACATGGTTTGAGTGTAAAATACGCTACGAAAAAACGATGGAAAACGGCATGAATAAGAAAGTAACCGAGCCATATCTCGTAGACGCCCTCAGCTTCACGGAAGCAGAAGCACGTATCATCGAAGAGATGACACCTTTCATTTCAGGAGAATTCACCGTGTCGGACATCAAGCGCGCCAACTACAGCGAACTATTCCCCTGCGAGGAAGAGGCTTCCGACCGTTGGTTCAAGTGCAAATTGGTTTTCATCACATTGGATGAAAAAAGCGGCGCGGAAAAGAAAACGTCAACTCAAGTATTGGTACAAGCTGCCGACTTGCGTGATGCCGTGAAGAAGCTGGATGAGGGCATGAAAGGCACAATGGCCGATTATCAAATTGCCTCTGTAGCCGAAACCGCCATCATGGATGTATATCCGTATAGCGCAGAAGCCAACGACAAACCGGAAATCTGA
- a CDS encoding tetratricopeptide repeat protein: protein MNKKNRISDREKELRKFASEYESLKANNKPRYLDVEDLVDLANWYAARHRYTTAIELVEYGLMIHPGDTSLLVELSYLFLDTQRTREAQDTCESIIEVSSEVIILKTNLLLKEGKVEEAEVLLNQMEDQDDIGNIIDVCYAYIDMGFPEKALPWLERARKLHADKEIYLATTGDYYFGMGEFEKAGVCFNQLIDINPYSAPYWMGLARCYFEQQMLDKAIEACDYALVSDEECADAYTIRGHAFFQLGNEEKAMENFLQAEKFGGLSSYFINYFIGMSNLAKGKWEEGYVLLEKAIQENTDYGSNPTTSSSLYAHAALCLHKMGKTTKAHRYCKTAYELNPADINTYLIEGRIYMEEGKYKKGAKKWDEAIKYAPYAETWYEIGQHSMEVNQFNYAKLAFEQVKQMNPDFEDINEKLAGLYVVLKDKENFMKYNSLCKHPLDWEKVEQLKQLLQDDGQDELTQIIKDIFDGLQ, encoded by the coding sequence ATGAATAAGAAAAATCGGATATCTGACAGAGAAAAAGAACTGCGAAAATTTGCTTCAGAATACGAGTCGTTGAAAGCGAACAACAAACCTCGGTATCTGGATGTAGAGGATCTTGTGGATCTTGCCAACTGGTATGCCGCACGCCATAGATACACAACGGCAATTGAACTTGTTGAGTACGGCCTTATGATACACCCCGGCGACACGTCCTTGCTGGTGGAACTTTCCTATTTATTTCTGGATACCCAAAGGACAAGGGAAGCGCAAGACACATGCGAAAGCATTATCGAGGTTTCTTCCGAAGTAATAATTCTGAAAACCAATCTCTTGTTGAAAGAAGGAAAAGTAGAGGAAGCCGAAGTACTCCTCAACCAGATGGAAGACCAAGACGATATAGGCAACATTATCGACGTGTGTTATGCATACATTGACATGGGATTTCCCGAAAAGGCATTGCCATGGCTGGAACGCGCACGCAAGCTGCATGCCGACAAAGAAATATATCTTGCAACCACGGGCGACTATTACTTCGGCATGGGAGAATTTGAAAAGGCCGGTGTTTGCTTCAATCAGCTGATAGATATAAATCCTTATTCGGCACCTTACTGGATGGGGCTGGCCCGTTGCTATTTCGAACAACAGATGCTTGACAAAGCAATTGAAGCGTGTGACTACGCCCTTGTCTCTGACGAGGAATGCGCCGATGCCTATACGATAAGAGGACACGCTTTCTTTCAATTGGGAAATGAAGAAAAGGCTATGGAAAATTTTCTGCAGGCAGAGAAATTCGGAGGACTCTCTTCCTACTTCATCAACTACTTCATCGGCATGAGCAACTTAGCCAAAGGGAAATGGGAAGAGGGATATGTTTTGTTGGAAAAAGCCATTCAGGAAAACACCGATTACGGCAGCAATCCCACAACAAGTTCTTCGCTCTATGCTCATGCGGCATTGTGCTTGCATAAAATGGGGAAAACGACAAAAGCCCATCGATATTGCAAGACAGCCTATGAACTGAATCCGGCAGATATTAATACATACTTGATAGAAGGCCGTATCTATATGGAGGAAGGAAAATATAAAAAAGGAGCGAAAAAATGGGACGAAGCCATAAAGTATGCTCCATATGCAGAGACATGGTACGAGATTGGTCAGCACAGCATGGAAGTAAATCAATTTAACTATGCCAAGCTGGCTTTTGAACAAGTCAAACAAATGAATCCCGATTTTGAGGATATCAACGAAAAACTGGCCGGACTGTATGTGGTGCTGAAGGACAAGGAGAACTTTATGAAGTACAATAGCTTGTGCAAACATCCTCTTGACTGGGAGAAAGTGGAACAGCTAAAGCAATTGCTGCAAGATGACGGACAAGATGAATTGACTCAAATAATCAAAGACATATTTGACGGATTGCAATAA
- a CDS encoding DedA family protein, with translation MELSAELIKWVLENLSYWVVTLFMAIESSFIPFPSEVIVPPAAWKSMADESMNIVLVVVFATVGADIGALINYYLARWLGRPIVYRFANSRFGHMCLIDEDKVRHAEEYFKKHGAASTFFGRLIPAVRQLISIPAGLAGMKLSSFLLYTTLGAGIWNAVLALIGYLIYRFTEIKTTNDVYVMATKYSHEIGYAIMAIAILVVGFLIYKGMKKK, from the coding sequence ATGGAATTATCAGCAGAACTCATCAAATGGGTATTGGAGAATTTGAGCTATTGGGTAGTCACCCTCTTCATGGCTATTGAAAGCTCTTTTATCCCATTCCCGTCGGAAGTCATTGTCCCGCCCGCCGCATGGAAATCCATGGCAGACGAAAGTATGAACATTGTACTTGTGGTTGTTTTTGCTACAGTTGGAGCCGACATAGGCGCATTGATCAACTACTATCTGGCACGTTGGCTGGGACGTCCTATCGTGTATCGATTTGCCAACAGCCGTTTCGGGCATATGTGCCTCATTGATGAAGATAAGGTACGCCATGCAGAGGAATACTTCAAGAAACATGGTGCTGCTTCCACTTTCTTCGGCCGCCTCATTCCGGCAGTACGCCAACTCATCAGCATTCCCGCAGGGCTGGCCGGCATGAAGTTAAGTTCTTTCCTTCTTTACACTACGCTGGGAGCGGGAATATGGAATGCCGTTCTCGCCTTGATAGGTTATCTAATCTATCGCTTTACGGAAATAAAGACGACAAATGATGTTTATGTAATGGCAACGAAATACAGCCATGAGATAGGTTACGCTATCATGGCCATTGCCATATTGGTTGTAGGCTTTCTTATTTACAAAGGAATGAAGAAAAAATAA
- a CDS encoding dihydroorotate dehydrogenase-like protein, with protein sequence MATLETTFAGLKLKKPIIVSSSGLTDSAAKNQKLFEAGAGAIVLKSLFEEQIMMEADWQGDPNMYPEGSDYLVGYIREHKLGEYLNLIKESKKVCNIPIIASINCYQNADWVDFASKIEEAGADALEINILALQTEVQYSYGSFEQRHIDILSHIKKTVKIPVIMKLGDNLTNPIALINQLYANGAAAVVMFNRFYQPDINIEKLAQVPGNVFSNEADLSNSLRWVGIASAMVDKLDYAVSGGIHSPEGVVKAILAGASAVEVCSVLYQKSISTIAEYTHFLDSWMQRKGMNHINQIKGMLNIKDEKGVNIFERTQFLKYFSSHQ encoded by the coding sequence ATGGCAACATTAGAAACAACTTTTGCAGGGTTAAAGCTTAAAAAACCCATCATTGTGAGTAGTTCCGGATTAACAGACAGTGCCGCAAAGAACCAGAAACTTTTTGAAGCAGGCGCAGGTGCCATTGTACTTAAATCTCTTTTTGAAGAACAAATCATGATGGAAGCCGACTGGCAAGGCGATCCTAATATGTATCCCGAAGGAAGCGACTACCTCGTGGGGTATATTCGTGAACATAAATTGGGAGAATATCTGAACCTGATAAAAGAGAGCAAGAAAGTTTGCAACATTCCTATCATAGCCAGCATCAACTGTTATCAGAATGCCGACTGGGTGGATTTTGCCTCTAAAATAGAAGAAGCCGGCGCAGATGCACTGGAAATCAATATTCTTGCCCTACAAACCGAGGTTCAATACTCGTACGGTTCTTTCGAACAACGTCATATAGACATTTTAAGCCACATCAAGAAAACGGTAAAGATTCCTGTTATCATGAAATTGGGTGATAACCTCACCAACCCGATAGCTCTCATCAACCAGCTATATGCCAACGGTGCCGCGGCAGTGGTAATGTTCAATCGCTTCTACCAGCCGGACATCAACATTGAGAAACTCGCTCAAGTGCCCGGCAATGTGTTCAGCAATGAGGCTGATTTGTCCAACTCCCTGCGCTGGGTTGGCATTGCTTCGGCAATGGTGGATAAGTTGGATTATGCAGTGTCAGGCGGCATTCACTCTCCCGAAGGAGTAGTAAAAGCGATTCTGGCGGGCGCATCGGCAGTGGAGGTTTGCAGCGTACTCTATCAGAAATCTATCTCGACCATTGCAGAATACACTCACTTCCTTGATTCTTGGATGCAACGCAAGGGAATGAACCACATCAATCAAATTAAAGGTATGCTGAACATCAAAGATGAAAAAGGAGTTAATATCTTTGAAAGAACCCAGTTCCTGAAATATTTCTCATCCCATCAATAA
- a CDS encoding polysaccharide biosynthesis protein produces the protein MKAKLIQRYLSTKVLPIWTILLIDVCIIIVSSILAYVLRYDFKSVFMETSTIDKAIFGTVIINLIFFRVFRTYSNVLRFSSFVDIMRIFVSLTVSYAILMGINVLGDAFLNIKLAPFSVLFMSYIISFAMMASSRVIVKTIFEVLNFDGRHSANVFIYGAKEAGVNIAKSLRVNLRNHYRLRGFIADEPELINKVMMGVKVYPNDDTLIDNLLDRNVQVVIISPAKMEELQKSDIADRILAHKIKLMTAPPLSDWSGKGLNRTQLKEIQIEDLLQRNPIEIDIHKVASQLEGKRVLITGAAGSIGSEIMRQVASFNPYKLILVDQAETPLHNIRLELQDRWRNIDAETIIADISNATRMEAIFKEYRPQYIFHAAAYKHVPMMEDNVSESIQINVYGTRTLADLAVKYGTEKFVMISTDKAVNPTNVMGCSKRICEIYVQSLAKKLQKEGKEKATQFITTRFGNVLGSNGSVIPRFRDQIQRGGPVTVTHPEIIRYFMTIPEACRLVLEAGSMGSGGEIYIFDMGKPVKIVDLAKRMISLSGRTDVKIEFTGLRHGEKLYEELLNVKELTKPTYHEKIMIANVREYDYEEVKVRIQELIDMSYTYDQMKIVSAMKNIVPEFVSKNSCFEALDKKSC, from the coding sequence ATGAAGGCGAAACTAATTCAACGGTACCTCTCCACAAAGGTATTACCGATATGGACTATTCTTTTGATTGATGTATGCATCATCATTGTCTCAAGTATTTTAGCTTATGTTCTAAGGTATGATTTCAAAAGTGTTTTCATGGAAACTTCAACCATTGACAAAGCAATTTTCGGAACAGTAATCATTAATCTTATATTCTTCCGCGTATTCCGTACTTACTCCAATGTGTTGCGTTTCTCTTCCTTCGTTGATATAATGCGCATCTTTGTATCCTTGACAGTTTCCTATGCCATCTTGATGGGGATAAACGTGTTGGGAGATGCTTTTTTGAATATCAAGTTGGCTCCTTTCAGTGTGCTGTTCATGTCCTACATCATCAGTTTTGCAATGATGGCTTCTTCACGTGTGATAGTCAAGACCATTTTTGAAGTATTGAATTTTGACGGCAGACACAGTGCCAATGTGTTTATCTACGGCGCAAAAGAGGCGGGTGTCAACATAGCCAAGTCGTTGCGTGTAAATCTTCGTAACCATTATCGTCTGCGTGGATTCATAGCCGATGAGCCTGAACTTATAAATAAGGTAATGATGGGAGTTAAGGTATATCCTAACGACGATACATTGATTGACAACTTGCTCGACCGCAACGTACAGGTGGTTATCATTTCTCCGGCAAAAATGGAGGAACTGCAAAAGTCGGATATAGCCGACCGCATACTTGCACACAAGATTAAACTTATGACCGCTCCTCCTTTAAGTGATTGGAGTGGGAAGGGCTTGAACCGTACTCAATTGAAGGAGATACAAATTGAAGATTTGCTGCAACGCAACCCCATCGAGATAGATATTCATAAGGTGGCATCACAGCTTGAGGGTAAGCGCGTATTGATTACAGGCGCGGCCGGTTCCATCGGTAGTGAGATTATGCGTCAGGTGGCCTCTTTCAATCCTTATAAATTGATTCTCGTGGATCAGGCGGAGACTCCGTTGCACAATATTCGTCTGGAACTGCAAGACCGTTGGCGCAATATTGATGCCGAAACAATTATAGCGGACATATCTAATGCGACCCGGATGGAAGCTATCTTTAAGGAGTACAGGCCCCAATACATTTTCCATGCTGCTGCCTACAAGCATGTGCCTATGATGGAGGATAATGTTTCCGAATCCATCCAAATAAACGTATATGGTACTCGTACATTGGCCGATCTTGCCGTAAAATATGGGACTGAGAAATTCGTCATGATATCTACGGATAAAGCAGTGAATCCTACAAATGTGATGGGATGTTCCAAGCGTATTTGTGAAATTTACGTGCAATCTTTGGCTAAAAAACTTCAGAAGGAAGGGAAGGAGAAAGCCACACAGTTTATTACAACGCGTTTCGGTAACGTGTTGGGGTCTAATGGCTCTGTTATCCCACGTTTTCGCGACCAAATTCAGCGTGGTGGCCCGGTGACGGTTACGCATCCTGAGATTATACGTTACTTCATGACTATTCCCGAAGCTTGTCGTTTGGTGCTTGAAGCGGGAAGTATGGGTAGCGGCGGTGAAATTTATATCTTCGACATGGGCAAGCCGGTGAAGATTGTCGATCTTGCCAAGCGTATGATTAGCCTTTCAGGCCGTACAGATGTGAAGATAGAGTTCACCGGTCTTCGTCATGGCGAGAAACTCTATGAGGAACTGCTCAATGTGAAGGAGCTGACAAAACCCACTTATCATGAGAAGATTATGATTGCCAACGTGCGCGAGTATGATTATGAGGAGGTGAAAGTACGTATTCAAGAGCTGATTGACATGAGCTATACTTACGACCAGATGAAGATTGTATCGGCTATGAAGAATATCGTTCCTGAATTTGTGAGCAAGAACTCCTGCTTCGAGGCATTGGATAAGAAATCTTGTTGA
- the tpx gene encoding thiol peroxidase, with protein MATTTFKGQPVKILGEFIQVGTAAPDFELVKTDLSSFSLKELNGKNVVLNIFPSLDTSVCATSVRKFNQLAADLADTVVLAISKDLPFAHTRFCSTEGIENVIPLSDFRFSDFDENYGVRMADGPLAGLLARAVVIIGKNGKVVYTELVPEITQEPDYDKAIAALK; from the coding sequence ATGGCTACAACAACATTTAAAGGACAGCCGGTAAAGATTCTCGGCGAGTTTATACAGGTAGGCACGGCAGCCCCTGATTTCGAATTGGTAAAAACTGATTTATCTTCTTTTTCTTTGAAAGAGCTGAACGGAAAGAATGTAGTGTTGAATATCTTCCCGAGTTTGGATACGAGCGTATGTGCCACTTCGGTGCGCAAGTTCAATCAATTGGCAGCTGATTTGGCTGATACTGTTGTATTGGCAATATCCAAGGATCTGCCTTTTGCTCATACCCGGTTCTGCTCTACAGAAGGTATAGAGAATGTGATTCCTTTATCGGATTTCCGTTTCTCTGATTTTGACGAGAACTACGGAGTGCGCATGGCGGATGGTCCTCTTGCGGGATTATTGGCACGTGCGGTGGTCATCATTGGCAAGAACGGTAAGGTAGTCTATACGGAGTTGGTTCCCGAAATCACTCAAGAACCTGATTATGATAAGGCCATTGCTGCTTTGAAGTAA
- a CDS encoding YggS family pyridoxal phosphate-dependent enzyme, whose amino-acid sequence MSIAESLKQVQNELPEGVRLVAVSKFHPNEAIEEAYRAGQRVFGENKVQEMTAKYESLPKDIEWHFIGHLQTNKIKYIIPYVTLIHGIDSYKLLAEVNKQAEKAGRTVNCLLQLHIAREDTKFGFSFDECRGMLASGEWKQFHNIRICGLMGMATNTDNAEQIKMEFCSLSKFFREVKDEWFSESEAFKELSMGMSHDYREAIAAGSTLIRIGSKIFGERNY is encoded by the coding sequence ATGAGTATCGCAGAAAGTTTAAAACAAGTACAGAACGAACTGCCTGAAGGAGTACGATTGGTAGCCGTTTCCAAGTTTCACCCCAACGAAGCGATAGAAGAAGCCTATCGTGCCGGGCAACGCGTGTTCGGAGAAAACAAGGTACAGGAAATGACAGCCAAATATGAAAGTCTTCCCAAAGATATTGAGTGGCACTTTATAGGACATCTGCAGACGAATAAAATAAAATACATTATTCCTTATGTGACATTGATTCACGGAATCGACTCCTACAAACTGCTGGCTGAGGTGAACAAACAAGCAGAAAAAGCCGGTAGAACCGTGAATTGCTTACTCCAATTGCATATCGCACGCGAAGATACTAAATTCGGATTCAGCTTTGACGAATGCCGAGGGATGTTGGCTTCAGGGGAATGGAAGCAGTTTCATAATATCAGGATATGCGGCTTGATGGGTATGGCCACGAACACGGATAATGCCGAACAAATCAAAATGGAGTTTTGTTCCTTAAGTAAATTCTTCCGAGAAGTAAAAGACGAGTGGTTTTCAGAGTCGGAAGCTTTCAAGGAACTGTCCATGGGAATGTCTCACGACTATCGTGAAGCCATTGCAGCCGGAAGTACACTGATACGTATAGGAAGCAAGATTTTTGGAGAAAGAAATTATTGA